A portion of the Algimonas porphyrae genome contains these proteins:
- the rplR gene encoding 50S ribosomal protein L18 gives MASTAHKGMKRRAQRVRRRLKKHSQGRPRLSVYRSDKNISAQLIDDMQGATLASASTLEDKSQKGGDVAAAARIGKLVAERAIAAGVTEVVFDRGAYLYHGRVKALADAAREAGLKF, from the coding sequence ATGGCTTCCACCGCACACAAAGGCATGAAGCGCCGCGCGCAACGCGTGCGTCGTCGCCTGAAGAAACATTCACAAGGGCGTCCGCGCCTGTCGGTCTATCGTTCGGACAAGAATATCTCCGCGCAGCTGATCGACGATATGCAGGGGGCAACCCTCGCATCCGCGTCGACGCTGGAAGACAAAAGCCAGAAGGGCGGCGACGTTGCCGCTGCGGCACGGATCGGCAAACTGGTCGCGGAGCGCGCAATTGCCGCTGGCGTGACCGAGGTCGTTTTCGACCGGGGTGCTTACCTTTATCATGGCCGCGTCAAGGCGCTGGCCGACGCCGCGCGTGAAGCCGGCCTGAAGTTCTAG
- the rplF gene encoding 50S ribosomal protein L6 yields MSRIGKKPITVPSGVTLTQTGQSIAVKGPKGELSFTLPDAVTGEFKDNELTIDVVEGAKNGSAMWGMARTMVANMIEGVTDGFTKALELRGVGYRAQMKGSALSMQLGYSHDVDYTPPAGITIEAPKPTSVIVSGIDKQQVGQVAAEIRAFRKPEPYKGKGVRYVGEYVRQKEGKKK; encoded by the coding sequence ATGTCACGTATCGGCAAAAAGCCCATCACTGTCCCGTCCGGTGTCACACTGACCCAGACCGGTCAGTCCATCGCCGTCAAGGGTCCCAAGGGCGAACTGTCCTTTACCCTGCCCGACGCCGTCACGGGTGAGTTCAAGGATAATGAGCTGACCATCGATGTGGTCGAGGGCGCCAAGAACGGCTCGGCCATGTGGGGCATGGCCCGCACAATGGTCGCCAACATGATCGAAGGCGTCACGGACGGCTTCACCAAAGCGCTCGAACTGCGCGGCGTGGGTTATCGCGCCCAGATGAAGGGTTCCGCCCTGTCCATGCAGCTCGGCTATTCGCACGATGTCGACTATACGCCGCCTGCCGGTATCACGATCGAGGCGCCCAAGCCGACATCCGTGATCGTGTCGGGTATCGACAAGCAGCAGGTCGGTCAGGTCGCGGCAGAGATCCGCGCCTTCCGCAAGCCGGAGCCCTATAAGGGTAAGGGCGTGCGCTATGTCGGCGAATATGTGCGTCAGAAAGAAGGGAAGAAGAAATAA
- the rpsS gene encoding 30S ribosomal protein S19: protein MPRSVWKGPFVDGYLLKKAEASHAEGRRKPIKTWSRRSTIMPNFVGLTFQVHNGKKFVPVLVDEDMVGHKLGEFAPTRTYYGHTADKKAKRR, encoded by the coding sequence ATGCCACGTTCCGTTTGGAAAGGTCCGTTTGTTGACGGTTACCTGCTCAAGAAGGCCGAAGCGTCTCACGCCGAAGGCCGCCGCAAGCCGATCAAGACCTGGTCGCGCCGCTCCACCATCATGCCGAATTTCGTCGGGCTGACCTTCCAGGTCCATAACGGCAAGAAATTCGTGCCGGTGCTGGTCGATGAAGACATGGTTGGTCACAAGCTCGGCGAATTCGCGCCGACACGCACCTATTACGGCCATACGGCCGATAAAAAAGCCAAGCGGAGATAG
- the rpmC gene encoding 50S ribosomal protein L29 produces the protein MADKNLKVDELRQLSDDQLADTLLTLKKEQFNLRFQDATGQLQSTARVREVRRAVARVKTLQAQRKAAASKTEA, from the coding sequence ATGGCCGATAAGAATCTCAAAGTGGACGAGCTGCGTCAGCTGTCCGACGATCAGCTGGCGGACACGCTGCTGACGCTCAAGAAAGAGCAATTCAACCTGCGCTTCCAGGACGCCACAGGCCAGCTGCAAAGCACGGCACGGGTCCGCGAAGTGCGCCGGGCTGTTGCTCGCGTGAAAACACTGCAGGCTCAGCGTAAGGCTGCGGCCAGCAAGACGGAGGCATAA
- the rpsN gene encoding 30S ribosomal protein S14, giving the protein MAKVSSVERNMKRQRMVAQYAAKRALLKDIARNKDLPVEERFAAQLKLAALPRNSAPSRIRNRCQVTGRPRGYYRKMKMSRIALRELGSQGLIPGLTKSSW; this is encoded by the coding sequence ATGGCTAAAGTCAGTTCAGTCGAACGCAATATGAAGCGTCAGCGCATGGTGGCCCAATATGCCGCCAAGCGTGCCCTGCTGAAGGATATTGCACGTAACAAGGACCTGCCTGTCGAAGAACGGTTTGCCGCCCAGCTCAAGCTGGCCGCGCTTCCGCGCAACTCGGCCCCCAGCCGTATCCGTAACCGTTGTCAGGTCACAGGTCGTCCACGCGGTTACTATCGCAAAATGAAAATGAGCCGGATCGCCCTGCGCGAGCTCGGCAGCCAGGGTCTGATCCCCGGTCTCACCAAGTCCAGCTGGTAG
- a CDS encoding amidohydrolase family protein, with product MRYIVLGAALWLGACELKAAPVTEYVGGQWWTGTDFVSDTRYVRDGEFVDPLSHAAETRVSLAGRFMIPPLADAHLHNLSGTQSTFATLSELRRDGIVYAVSLGDSAKGRRASLACERHTGSADIVRSNGMITSPGGHPVMNYEAQALGKQGWSLTDDDREMIAEAPVFAQDVYWTAQSAADIRAMEAAYIAQQPDIVKVIIFGDRGVDDETLHAVVSMAARHDRRVFAHINDAKDLERAIDAGVDALAHISGYDTGAPVSKALIARLAETDIAVIPTLARQLAMEPFVPPQYRLSETDRQTLEAGHARILNDLIQAEVTVLPGFDLNGGTALDEILYWIRIGAVTAEEALMIATKNAPQHLFPDRTVGCLEIGCEASFIALTADPRQDMRRVRTAMSALIFKGAAIPTALPACDQIAL from the coding sequence ATGAGATACATCGTCCTCGGCGCGGCCCTGTGGCTCGGTGCCTGTGAGCTTAAGGCTGCCCCTGTGACTGAATATGTCGGCGGACAGTGGTGGACAGGGACCGACTTCGTCAGCGACACACGCTATGTCAGGGACGGAGAATTCGTCGACCCGCTTTCACACGCGGCTGAGACGCGCGTCAGCCTGGCGGGGCGGTTCATGATCCCGCCACTCGCGGATGCGCACCTGCATAATCTCAGCGGCACGCAATCCACATTCGCCACGCTGTCAGAATTGCGGCGCGACGGCATCGTCTACGCCGTGTCGCTCGGCGATTCGGCTAAAGGGCGACGCGCCAGTCTAGCCTGTGAACGCCACACAGGCTCAGCCGATATCGTACGGTCCAACGGCATGATTACTTCGCCCGGCGGCCACCCTGTCATGAACTATGAAGCACAAGCTCTCGGCAAGCAGGGCTGGTCGCTGACGGATGACGATCGCGAAATGATCGCCGAAGCCCCGGTCTTCGCCCAGGACGTCTACTGGACCGCACAGTCCGCAGCAGATATTCGCGCCATGGAAGCCGCCTATATCGCGCAGCAACCCGACATCGTGAAAGTCATTATCTTCGGGGATCGCGGCGTCGATGACGAGACGCTCCACGCTGTCGTCAGTATGGCAGCAAGGCACGACAGGCGCGTTTTCGCGCATATCAATGATGCGAAGGATCTGGAACGCGCCATCGATGCCGGTGTCGACGCGCTCGCCCACATCTCAGGTTACGATACGGGCGCCCCTGTATCGAAGGCGCTGATCGCGCGTCTGGCCGAAACCGATATCGCCGTCATTCCGACATTGGCCCGTCAATTGGCGATGGAACCCTTTGTCCCTCCGCAATACCGCCTCAGCGAAACAGACCGTCAAACGCTTGAAGCCGGTCACGCACGAATTCTGAATGATCTGATACAGGCCGAGGTCACAGTATTGCCGGGGTTCGATCTCAATGGCGGTACAGCCTTGGACGAGATTCTCTACTGGATCAGGATTGGCGCCGTTACCGCTGAAGAGGCATTGATGATTGCGACGAAGAATGCGCCGCAGCATCTTTTTCCCGACCGGACTGTCGGTTGCTTGGAGATTGGGTGTGAGGCCAGTTTCATCGCTCTGACAGCCGATCCCAGACAGGA
- the rplC gene encoding 50S ribosomal protein L3: protein MQRSGLLARKLGMTRVYDDAGNHVAVTVLDLQGCQVVAQKTPERDGYAALQLGAGEAKVKRVAKAERERFAKAGVTPKQKLVEFRVSPDNMIEVGAAMAADHFVPGQKVDASGITVGKGFAGAMKRHNFGGLRATHGVSISHRSHGSTGQCQDPGKVFKGKKMAGHMGAVRRTLQNLTVERVDTDAGLVLVKGHVPGSKGAWIELKDAVKGAKADDLPMPGKFTMEAPAKAEKAASKEDTKADAAPAPAAKDEEE, encoded by the coding sequence ATGCAACGATCAGGCTTATTGGCGCGCAAGCTCGGGATGACCCGGGTTTATGACGACGCCGGAAATCATGTCGCCGTCACTGTTCTGGACCTGCAAGGGTGCCAGGTCGTGGCACAGAAAACGCCCGAACGCGACGGCTATGCCGCTCTGCAGCTGGGTGCGGGCGAAGCGAAAGTGAAACGCGTGGCCAAGGCCGAGCGTGAGCGCTTTGCCAAAGCGGGCGTGACGCCCAAACAGAAACTGGTCGAGTTCCGTGTCTCTCCGGACAATATGATCGAAGTCGGCGCCGCGATGGCTGCCGACCACTTCGTTCCCGGCCAGAAAGTCGATGCCTCGGGCATCACCGTTGGTAAAGGTTTTGCAGGTGCGATGAAGCGCCACAATTTTGGTGGTCTGCGCGCGACGCACGGCGTTTCGATCTCGCACCGTTCACACGGCTCTACAGGTCAGTGTCAGGATCCGGGCAAGGTCTTCAAGGGCAAGAAAATGGCCGGTCACATGGGCGCGGTTCGCCGCACGCTGCAGAACCTGACGGTCGAGCGTGTCGATACGGATGCTGGCCTGGTGCTGGTCAAGGGCCACGTCCCCGGATCCAAAGGCGCCTGGATCGAGCTGAAGGATGCCGTCAAGGGTGCCAAGGCCGACGATCTGCCGATGCCGGGCAAGTTCACGATGGAAGCGCCAGCGAAAGCTGAAAAAGCGGCCTCCAAGGAAGACACCAAAGCTGACGCCGCGCCAGCGCCTGCAGCCAAGGATGAGGAAGAGTAG
- the rplN gene encoding 50S ribosomal protein L14: protein MIQMQSNLDVADNSGARRVQCIKVLGGSKRRYAHVGDTIVVSVKEAIPRGKVKKGDVRKAVVVRVAKDIQRRDGSVIRFDGNAAVIINNNGEPIGTRIFGPVPRELRAKNHMKIVSLAPEVL from the coding sequence ATGATTCAGATGCAATCCAATCTGGATGTCGCTGACAATAGCGGTGCCCGCCGGGTCCAGTGCATCAAGGTGCTGGGCGGTTCGAAACGCCGATATGCGCATGTTGGCGACACGATCGTCGTGTCCGTCAAGGAAGCCATTCCGCGCGGCAAGGTGAAGAAGGGTGATGTCCGCAAGGCCGTCGTCGTTCGCGTTGCCAAGGACATTCAGCGTCGCGACGGCAGCGTCATTCGCTTCGACGGCAATGCGGCCGTCATCATCAACAATAATGGCGAGCCGATCGGCACGCGGATCTTTGGCCCTGTTCCTCGTGAACTGCGTGCCAAGAACCACATGAAGATCGTCTCGCTGGCACCGGAGGTGCTGTAA
- the rpsH gene encoding 30S ribosomal protein S8: protein MSFSDPLGDMLTRIRNAIMRGRSSVTTPASNLRGRVLDVLADEGFIRGYSEAKDEKGFRTFEVELKYYEGEAVIREIKRISKPGRRVYSSVKTLPQVRNGLGISILSTPKGVMSDSAARENNVGGEVLCQVS, encoded by the coding sequence ATGTCTTTTTCCGATCCCCTCGGCGATATGCTCACACGTATCCGCAATGCGATCATGCGCGGTCGTTCGTCCGTGACGACGCCTGCATCCAATCTGCGCGGCCGTGTTCTGGACGTGCTGGCCGATGAAGGTTTCATTCGCGGCTATTCCGAAGCCAAGGACGAGAAGGGCTTCCGCACCTTCGAAGTCGAGCTGAAATATTACGAAGGCGAAGCCGTTATCCGGGAGATCAAACGCATCTCTAAACCGGGTCGTCGCGTCTATAGTTCCGTCAAAACACTGCCGCAGGTCCGCAACGGCCTCGGCATCTCCATCCTGTCGACGCCCAAGGGCGTCATGAGCGACAGCGCTGCCCGCGAAAATAATGTCGGCGGCGAAGTCCTCTGCCAGGTCTCTTAG
- the rplP gene encoding 50S ribosomal protein L16: MRQPKRTKFRKAHKGRIKGMAKGGTALTFGSYGLKALEPERVTARQIEATRRAITRHMKRAGRVWIRIFPDVPVTKKPTEVRMGKGKGSVEFWACKVRPGRIMFEIDGVSDDVAREALRLGAAKLPIKCKIVTRPGEGN, translated from the coding sequence ATGCGTCAGCCAAAAAGAACCAAGTTCCGCAAGGCTCACAAGGGTCGGATCAAGGGAATGGCCAAGGGCGGCACGGCGCTGACCTTCGGTTCCTACGGTCTGAAGGCTCTGGAGCCCGAGCGGGTGACAGCACGCCAGATCGAAGCGACTCGTCGCGCGATCACGCGTCACATGAAACGCGCCGGTCGCGTGTGGATCCGGATCTTTCCGGATGTGCCTGTGACAAAAAAGCCAACCGAAGTGCGGATGGGTAAAGGTAAGGGTTCTGTCGAATTCTGGGCCTGCAAGGTCCGTCCGGGCCGGATCATGTTCGAAATTGATGGCGTGTCCGACGATGTCGCGCGCGAAGCGCTGCGCCTCGGTGCGGCCAAGCTTCCGATCAAGTGCAAGATCGTCACGCGTCCGGGTGAGGGCAACTAA
- a CDS encoding LytR/AlgR family response regulator transcription factor, producing the protein MASSTQARSKSPNLKVWLIAIGWIGLSAIYVTIFMMTQMSGFADAVRRALISVIPAALLAIPSSLIVSRLIIDRPLWLQAAAHITLSGLFALFWYLGIQTGYGLQEGWLLNGLSTNRFYIGALVWQLFQGVLLYALIAAITYAVHFHDMAKRVRLELDSDRSAISPGNAESTSLRRLLVRNGREIVPVDLSEVILISGASDFVEVITARASYTSSKTLAELAESLPGADFDRIHRSHIVRLDKILSVANSGDGRLTLGLEAGHSVTTSRSGAKRFRQRTA; encoded by the coding sequence ATGGCCTCGTCGACACAAGCCCGCAGCAAGAGCCCGAACCTCAAAGTCTGGCTGATTGCCATCGGCTGGATCGGCCTCTCCGCCATTTACGTCACAATTTTCATGATGACGCAAATGTCCGGCTTTGCCGACGCTGTCCGGCGGGCGCTGATCTCCGTCATTCCGGCGGCGCTGTTGGCGATACCGAGCAGCCTGATCGTCTCGCGCCTCATCATTGACAGACCCCTTTGGCTGCAGGCGGCAGCACACATCACGCTGAGCGGGCTTTTCGCTCTCTTCTGGTATCTGGGAATTCAGACGGGATATGGGCTGCAGGAAGGCTGGTTGCTGAATGGATTGAGCACCAACCGATTCTATATCGGCGCGCTCGTCTGGCAGCTCTTTCAGGGCGTTCTCCTCTACGCACTGATTGCAGCCATCACCTATGCCGTCCACTTCCATGATATGGCCAAACGCGTCCGGCTTGAACTGGACAGCGACCGTTCCGCCATATCGCCAGGAAATGCCGAATCGACGAGCCTGCGCCGTCTGCTCGTCAGGAATGGCCGTGAGATCGTGCCCGTTGATCTGAGTGAGGTCATTCTGATTTCAGGGGCTAGCGATTTCGTCGAGGTCATCACGGCGCGGGCCAGCTACACGTCCAGTAAAACGCTGGCCGAACTGGCTGAAAGCCTGCCCGGAGCCGACTTTGACCGCATTCATCGCTCCCACATTGTCAGGCTTGATAAGATATTGTCTGTCGCCAACTCCGGTGACGGTCGTCTGACACTGGGTCTAGAAGCCGGACATAGCGTGACGACCAGTCGGTCCGGCGCAAAGCGCTTCAGACAGCGCACGGCATAA
- the rplB gene encoding 50S ribosomal protein L2 has protein sequence MALKTYNPTSPSRRHLVQVDRSELHKGRPEKSLTEGLTKSGGRNNKGRITSRRMGGGHKRLYRKIDFKRNKTGMEATVLRLEYDPNRTAFIALIQYKDGEKSYILAPQRLAVGDTVLSAERADVKPGNTMPLRAMPVGTIIHNVEMKPGKGGQIARSAGAYAQLVGRSEGYAQVRLKSGEMRMIHQTCLATVGAVSNPDHMNINLGKAGRKRWLGVRPSVRGVAMNPVDHPHGGGEGRTSGGRHPVTPWGKPTKGARTRSNKSTDKFIIRSRHEKKKR, from the coding sequence ATGGCATTGAAGACATATAACCCCACCAGCCCGTCCCGCCGTCACCTGGTTCAGGTCGACCGCAGCGAGCTGCACAAGGGCCGCCCCGAAAAGTCGCTGACCGAAGGTCTGACGAAATCCGGTGGCCGCAACAATAAAGGTCGCATCACGTCTCGCCGCATGGGTGGTGGTCACAAGCGTCTGTACCGCAAGATCGACTTCAAGCGGAACAAGACGGGCATGGAAGCGACCGTGCTGCGCCTCGAATATGATCCCAACCGGACAGCCTTCATTGCGCTGATCCAGTATAAGGACGGCGAAAAGTCCTACATCCTTGCGCCGCAGCGTCTGGCTGTCGGTGACACGGTACTGTCCGCAGAGCGGGCCGATGTGAAGCCTGGCAATACCATGCCGCTGCGCGCCATGCCGGTTGGAACGATCATCCACAATGTCGAGATGAAGCCCGGTAAAGGCGGTCAGATCGCCCGCTCAGCCGGCGCCTACGCACAGCTGGTCGGTCGCTCCGAGGGTTACGCTCAGGTTCGTCTGAAATCCGGCGAAATGCGCATGATCCACCAGACCTGCCTGGCAACTGTCGGTGCTGTGTCCAACCCGGATCACATGAACATCAATCTCGGCAAAGCTGGTCGCAAACGCTGGTTGGGTGTTCGCCCATCCGTTCGCGGTGTGGCCATGAACCCGGTCGATCACCCCCACGGCGGTGGTGAAGGTCGGACGTCCGGTGGTCGTCACCCGGTGACACCTTGGGGTAAGCCGACCAAAGGGGCGCGGACGCGTTCCAACAAGTCGACTGACAAATTCATCATCCGTTCGCGTCACGAGAAGAAGAAACGCTAG
- the rplE gene encoding 50S ribosomal protein L5: protein MSKPYEPRLAAVYRDEIRAQLKEEFKYTNELQVPKVEKVVLNMGLGEGVADKKKVEAAIEELSLIAGQKPLPTTSKKSIAGFKLRDGMVIGAKVTLRRDRMWEFLDRLTNIALPRVRDFRGLNGKSFDGNGNFAMGLNDLLVFPEINYDKSDATRGMDIVVQTSAKTDEEAKALLAALGFPFRK from the coding sequence ATGTCTAAGCCGTACGAACCCCGCCTGGCCGCCGTCTATCGCGACGAAATCCGTGCCCAGCTCAAAGAAGAGTTCAAATACACGAACGAGCTTCAGGTCCCCAAGGTCGAGAAAGTCGTCCTGAATATGGGTCTGGGCGAAGGTGTTGCCGACAAGAAGAAAGTCGAAGCGGCGATCGAAGAGCTGTCGCTTATCGCCGGTCAGAAACCGCTTCCGACGACGTCGAAGAAATCCATCGCCGGCTTCAAGCTGCGCGACGGCATGGTGATCGGTGCGAAAGTCACGCTGCGTCGTGACCGGATGTGGGAATTTCTTGATCGCCTGACCAACATCGCCCTGCCACGCGTCCGCGACTTTCGCGGCCTGAACGGCAAGAGCTTTGACGGAAACGGGAACTTCGCCATGGGTCTGAACGACCTGCTGGTCTTCCCGGAGATCAATTATGACAAGTCCGATGCCACGCGTGGCATGGATATCGTGGTGCAGACCAGCGCCAAAACAGATGAAGAAGCCAAGGCATTGCTGGCCGCGCTCGGGTTCCCGTTCCGCAAGTAG
- the rplV gene encoding 50S ribosomal protein L22, giving the protein MAKQKQARRLADNEARAKLRMIRISPQKLNLVAQLIRGKKVDKALADLEFSHKRISGEVKKVLESAIANAENNHNLDIDNLIVSEAYVGKNFVMKRFRARARGRGARILKPFSELTIVVKEVSEEEAA; this is encoded by the coding sequence ATGGCCAAGCAGAAACAAGCACGTCGGCTCGCCGACAATGAGGCGCGCGCCAAGCTGCGCATGATCCGCATCTCGCCCCAGAAGCTGAACCTCGTGGCGCAGCTCATCCGCGGCAAGAAGGTGGATAAGGCGCTGGCAGACCTGGAATTCTCTCACAAACGCATTTCCGGCGAAGTGAAGAAGGTCCTGGAATCCGCCATTGCGAATGCCGAGAACAATCACAATCTGGACATCGACAATCTGATCGTTTCCGAAGCCTATGTCGGCAAGAACTTCGTGATGAAGCGTTTCCGGGCCCGTGCCCGTGGCCGCGGCGCGCGGATCCTCAAGCCGTTCTCCGAGCTGACGATCGTTGTGAAAGAAGTTTCCGAAGAGGAGGCCGCGTAA
- the rpsQ gene encoding 30S ribosomal protein S17: MPKRILQGTVVSDKGEKTIVVKVERQFLHPLLKKTIRRSKRYHAHDEQNAHKVGDKVRIIECPPKSKTKTWEVVSA, from the coding sequence ATGCCAAAACGTATTCTGCAAGGCACCGTCGTGTCCGATAAGGGCGAGAAGACGATCGTGGTGAAAGTGGAGCGTCAGTTCCTGCATCCGCTGCTGAAAAAGACCATTCGCCGCTCCAAGCGCTATCATGCTCACGATGAGCAGAATGCGCACAAGGTCGGTGACAAGGTGCGCATCATCGAGTGCCCACCCAAGAGCAAGACAAAGACCTGGGAAGTCGTCTCCGCGTAA
- the rplX gene encoding 50S ribosomal protein L24, with product MAAKIKKGDYVVVIAGADKGKKGNVLRVIPKENRVVVEGVRVVKRHVRPSQTDPEGGIRTFEAPIHISNVSHLDPTDNVPTRVGFKTLKDGKKVRVARKSGEVIDV from the coding sequence ATGGCTGCGAAGATCAAAAAAGGCGACTATGTTGTCGTCATCGCTGGCGCGGATAAGGGTAAGAAGGGCAATGTCCTTCGCGTGATCCCGAAAGAAAACCGTGTCGTCGTTGAGGGTGTGCGTGTCGTCAAACGTCACGTCCGTCCTAGCCAAACCGACCCCGAAGGCGGCATCCGCACCTTCGAGGCTCCGATCCATATTTCCAACGTCTCGCATCTCGATCCGACCGACAATGTCCCGACCCGCGTGGGTTTCAAGACACTTAAGGACGGCAAAAAGGTTCGCGTGGCCCGCAAGTCGGGAGAAGTCATCGATGTCTAA
- the rplD gene encoding 50S ribosomal protein L4, translated as MKFDVTTLEGKKDGSVDLDDTVFGQEPRKDILHRMVRYQLAKRRSGTHQVQERGDVSKTTKRIGRQKGGGTARHGNGSVSQFRGGAKAHGPRSRDHSHELPKKVRKMALRHALSAKQSAGELIVVDALSMKEAKTSALRKQLEKMGVTNALIVGGSEIDATFGRAARNIPNVDVLPSQGANVYDILRRHTLVLSKDAVADLQERLK; from the coding sequence ATGAAGTTTGATGTGACAACACTCGAAGGCAAGAAGGACGGCTCCGTCGATCTCGACGACACCGTCTTCGGCCAAGAGCCCCGCAAGGATATTCTCCACCGCATGGTCCGCTATCAGCTGGCCAAGCGCCGCTCCGGCACGCATCAGGTCCAGGAGCGCGGCGACGTGTCCAAGACCACGAAGCGTATCGGTCGCCAGAAAGGTGGCGGTACGGCGCGTCACGGTAATGGTTCGGTCTCGCAGTTCCGCGGCGGTGCCAAGGCGCACGGCCCACGGTCGCGTGACCACAGCCACGAGCTGCCCAAGAAGGTTCGCAAGATGGCCCTGCGCCATGCGCTGTCTGCCAAGCAGTCCGCAGGCGAGCTGATCGTCGTCGATGCGCTGTCCATGAAAGAGGCGAAAACCTCCGCACTGCGCAAGCAGCTCGAGAAGATGGGCGTGACGAACGCACTGATCGTCGGTGGCAGCGAAATCGACGCCACATTCGGTCGGGCCGCCCGTAACATTCCCAATGTCGATGTGCTGCCCAGCCAGGGTGCCAACGTCTACGACATTCTGCGTCGCCACACGCTGGTGCTGTCCAAGGATGCCGTTGCAGATTTGCAGGAGCGTCTGAAATGA
- a CDS encoding 50S ribosomal protein L23: MSANAKHYDTVLTPVITEKSTIVAENNQIVFEVPLSSNKTEIKAAVEQLFNVSVTAVNTILTKGKTKRFRGRLGRRSDVKKAIVTLKDGDTIDIATGL; this comes from the coding sequence ATGAGCGCGAACGCCAAACATTACGATACGGTCCTGACTCCGGTCATCACCGAAAAATCGACAATCGTTGCCGAAAACAACCAGATCGTCTTCGAAGTGCCGCTGAGCTCGAACAAGACGGAAATCAAGGCCGCCGTCGAGCAGCTGTTCAACGTGTCGGTCACGGCCGTGAACACGATCCTGACCAAAGGGAAGACCAAGCGCTTCCGGGGTCGTCTGGGTCGCCGCTCCGACGTCAAGAAAGCCATCGTGACGCTGAAAGATGGCGACACGATCGACATCGCGACAGGGCTCTAG
- the rpsC gene encoding 30S ribosomal protein S3 — MGQKINPIGLRLGINRTWQSRWYANTSEYGDLLHQDLAIRSFLHNELKNASVSRIVIERPHKTCRITIYTARPGVVIGKKGADIEALRKRVASMVDGEVFINLVEVRKPEVDANLVAEGIAQQLERRVSFRRAMKRSLQSAMRMGAKGCKIKLGGRLGGAEIARVEQYQEGAVPLHTLRADIDYGTARAMTAMGIIGIKVWINKGEILEHDPYAHERRMTEQGDTRSRGNDRNRGGDRGGRDRRPARAN; from the coding sequence ATGGGTCAGAAGATCAATCCGATCGGCCTTCGCCTCGGCATCAACCGCACATGGCAGTCGCGCTGGTACGCCAATACGTCCGAGTATGGCGACCTGCTGCACCAGGATCTGGCAATCCGGTCTTTCCTGCACAATGAACTGAAAAACGCGTCTGTCTCGCGCATCGTCATCGAGCGTCCGCACAAGACTTGCCGCATCACCATCTACACGGCGCGTCCGGGTGTGGTGATCGGTAAAAAGGGTGCTGACATCGAAGCGCTGCGCAAGCGTGTCGCCTCCATGGTTGACGGCGAAGTGTTCATCAATCTGGTCGAAGTCCGTAAGCCGGAAGTCGATGCCAACCTCGTCGCTGAGGGCATTGCCCAGCAGCTCGAGCGCCGCGTCTCGTTCCGTCGCGCCATGAAGCGGTCGCTGCAAAGCGCCATGCGCATGGGCGCCAAAGGCTGCAAGATCAAGCTGGGCGGTCGTCTCGGCGGTGCCGAAATCGCCCGCGTCGAACAGTATCAGGAAGGTGCCGTGCCGCTGCATACGCTGCGCGCCGACATCGATTACGGCACCGCACGCGCGATGACGGCCATGGGCATCATCGGTATCAAAGTGTGGATCAACAAAGGCGAAATTCTCGAGCATGATCCCTATGCTCATGAGCGCCGCATGACCGAGCAGGGCGACACACGCTCCCGCGGAAACGATCGCAATCGCGGTGGTGACCGGGGTGGACGCGACCGCCGTCCCGCTCGCGCGAACTAG